In one window of Agromyces badenianii DNA:
- a CDS encoding ABC transporter permease — translation MSTATTTPTSNVTKRLSAIGKARELGILLALVLVVIAATAANPNFLFSADGWRDLLLTPSILVLVAVGQAIVLITRNVDLSVGSVLGLTAYLTGRLFIDFPGIPIIAVFVIAVAFGGLLGMINGALVAFAKVPAMVITLGTLYAYRGINVLWTGGDRVNASDLPKDFLALGTEQFLMIPILTIIALVVLVIAGWYMKNTRGGREFYAIGSDPAAAELYGLRVTRRLLNAFVLSGALAGLGGVLYAARYGTINSQAGSGWELDAVGAAVIGGVAIVGGVGSVWGAAIGAVLLLTINRALPILGIPDFWQRAVVGVLIIGAIVLDRVLAVRQKRKLIEARDDS, via the coding sequence GTGAGCACCGCGACCACCACGCCGACGTCCAACGTGACGAAGCGCCTCAGCGCCATCGGCAAGGCCCGTGAACTCGGCATCCTGCTCGCCCTCGTGCTCGTCGTCATCGCGGCGACGGCGGCGAACCCGAACTTCCTGTTCAGCGCCGACGGATGGCGCGACCTGCTGCTGACCCCGTCGATCCTCGTGCTCGTGGCCGTCGGCCAGGCGATCGTGCTCATCACGCGAAACGTCGACCTCTCGGTCGGCTCGGTGCTCGGCCTCACCGCCTATCTCACCGGCCGGCTGTTCATCGACTTCCCGGGCATTCCGATCATCGCGGTGTTCGTCATCGCCGTGGCGTTCGGCGGCCTCCTCGGCATGATCAACGGCGCCCTCGTGGCCTTCGCGAAGGTGCCGGCGATGGTCATCACGCTCGGCACCCTCTACGCCTACCGGGGCATCAACGTGCTCTGGACCGGCGGCGACCGCGTGAACGCCTCCGACCTGCCGAAGGACTTCCTCGCACTCGGCACCGAGCAGTTCCTGATGATCCCGATCCTCACGATCATCGCGCTCGTCGTGCTCGTCATCGCCGGCTGGTACATGAAGAACACCCGCGGCGGGCGCGAGTTCTACGCGATCGGCTCCGACCCGGCGGCGGCCGAGCTCTACGGGCTCAGGGTCACCCGGCGACTGCTCAACGCCTTCGTGCTCTCGGGCGCCCTGGCCGGGCTCGGCGGCGTGCTCTACGCGGCCCGCTACGGCACCATCAACTCGCAGGCCGGTTCGGGATGGGAGCTCGACGCAGTCGGGGCGGCCGTCATCGGCGGCGTCGCGATCGTCGGCGGCGTCGGCTCGGTCTGGGGCGCCGCGATCGGGGCGGTGCTGCTGCTCACGATCAACCGGGCGCTCCCGATCCTCGGCATCCCCGACTTCTGGCAGCGCGCCGTCGTCGGCGTGCTCATCATCGGCGCCATCGTGCTCGACCGTGTGCTCGCGGTGCGACAGAAACGCAAGCTCATCGAGGCAAGGGACGACAGCTGA
- a CDS encoding LacI family DNA-binding transcriptional regulator — protein MTVSVRDVASAASVSVGTVSNVLNRPEKVAPATVARVTAAIEQLGFVRNDAARQLRAGRSRCIGLVVLDVRNPFFTDVARGAEDRAAEAGMTILLGNSDERADREGAYLDLFEEQRVAGVLISPLADDLPRLQRLRGRGTRVVLVDREVSDEDFSSVAVDDVVGGYLAVRHLCDTGRRRIAFVGGPASIRQVADRLEGARRAIDETPGAVLEVVETESLTVLTGRAAGERIRERAASDRPDAVFAANDLLAMGVLQALMMQGGIDVPGEIALIGYDDIDFAAAAVVPLSSIRQPASLIGYTAVDLMLKEAGGEHPHERVVFQPELVVRESTGPAA, from the coding sequence ATGACGGTGAGTGTCCGGGATGTCGCGTCTGCGGCATCCGTCTCTGTGGGTACGGTCTCGAACGTTCTGAACCGCCCCGAGAAGGTCGCACCGGCCACCGTCGCACGGGTCACCGCCGCCATCGAGCAGCTCGGCTTCGTGCGCAACGACGCCGCTCGACAGCTTCGGGCCGGTCGCAGCCGGTGCATCGGGCTCGTCGTGCTCGACGTGCGCAACCCCTTCTTCACCGACGTCGCTCGCGGCGCAGAAGATCGCGCGGCCGAAGCGGGCATGACGATCCTGCTCGGCAACAGCGACGAGCGTGCCGACCGCGAGGGCGCCTATCTCGACCTGTTCGAAGAGCAGCGCGTCGCCGGCGTGCTGATCTCGCCGCTGGCCGACGACCTGCCGCGACTGCAGCGACTGCGCGGCCGGGGCACGAGGGTCGTGCTCGTCGACCGAGAGGTTTCCGACGAGGACTTCTCCTCGGTCGCCGTCGACGACGTCGTCGGCGGGTATCTCGCCGTGCGGCATCTCTGCGACACCGGTCGGCGGCGCATCGCGTTCGTCGGCGGGCCCGCGAGCATCCGCCAGGTCGCCGACCGGCTCGAAGGGGCCCGACGCGCCATCGACGAGACCCCGGGCGCGGTGCTCGAGGTCGTCGAGACCGAGTCCCTCACGGTGCTCACCGGCCGGGCCGCCGGTGAGCGCATTCGCGAGCGCGCGGCATCCGATCGACCCGATGCGGTCTTCGCGGCCAACGACCTGCTCGCCATGGGCGTGCTGCAGGCGCTCATGATGCAGGGCGGCATCGACGTGCCCGGCGAGATCGCGCTCATCGGCTATGACGACATCGACTTCGCCGCGGCCGCCGTCGTGCCGCTGTCGTCCATCCGGCAGCCCGCGTCGCTCATCGGCTACACGGCGGTCGACCTCATGCTGAAAGAGGCCGGCGGAGAGCACCCCCACGAACGTGTCGTCTTCCAGCCCGAGCTCGTGGTGCGCGAGTCCACCGGGCCGGCTGCCTGA
- the gdhA gene encoding NADP-specific glutamate dehydrogenase, protein MLGRTTIEDVYAETLRRNPGELEFHQAVREVFDSLGRVLDKHPQYVQASILERICEPERQIIFRVPWVDDDGRVRINRGFRVQFNSVLGPYKGGLRFHPTVLLGTVKFLGFEQVFKNALTGMPIGGGKGGSDFDPKGRSEGEIMRFCQSFMTEAYRHIGEYTDVPAGDIGVGAREIGYLFGQYKRITNRYESGVLTGKGVTWGGSLVRTEATGYGAVYFTEHMLATRGRSFDGARVLVSGSGNVAVHAIEKVHALGGRVVGASDSSGAIHDPEGIDLELLRDVKERRRERISVYADERGGRARFLPGASVWDIESDERIDVALPCATQNEISEAQAAGLVASGVVAVAEGANMPTTPGAIRVLRDAGVLFAPGKAANAGGVATSALEMQQNASRDSWGFEHTEERLSEIMAGIHERTAATADEYGVPGDYVVGANIAGFTRVADAMLALGVI, encoded by the coding sequence TTGCTCGGTCGCACCACCATCGAAGACGTCTACGCCGAGACGCTGCGCCGAAACCCGGGCGAGCTCGAGTTCCACCAGGCGGTGCGCGAGGTGTTCGACTCGCTCGGGCGCGTGCTCGACAAGCATCCGCAGTACGTGCAGGCGTCCATTCTCGAGCGCATCTGCGAGCCCGAGCGGCAGATCATCTTCCGGGTGCCGTGGGTCGACGACGACGGGCGCGTGCGCATCAACCGCGGCTTCCGGGTGCAGTTCAACTCGGTACTCGGGCCGTACAAGGGCGGGCTCCGCTTCCACCCGACGGTGCTGCTCGGCACCGTGAAGTTCCTCGGCTTCGAGCAGGTGTTCAAGAACGCGCTCACCGGCATGCCCATCGGCGGCGGCAAGGGCGGCAGCGACTTCGACCCCAAGGGCCGCTCCGAGGGCGAGATCATGCGGTTCTGCCAGTCGTTCATGACCGAGGCGTACCGGCACATCGGCGAGTACACGGATGTGCCGGCCGGCGACATCGGCGTCGGCGCGCGTGAGATCGGCTATCTCTTCGGCCAGTACAAACGCATCACCAACCGCTACGAATCGGGTGTGCTCACCGGCAAGGGCGTCACCTGGGGCGGCTCGCTCGTGCGCACCGAGGCCACGGGGTACGGCGCCGTCTACTTCACCGAGCACATGCTCGCGACCCGCGGCCGCTCGTTCGACGGGGCGCGGGTGCTCGTGTCGGGGTCGGGCAACGTCGCCGTGCACGCGATCGAGAAGGTGCACGCCCTCGGTGGCCGAGTGGTCGGGGCCTCCGACTCGTCGGGCGCGATCCACGACCCCGAGGGCATCGACCTCGAGCTCCTGCGCGACGTCAAGGAGCGCCGCCGCGAGCGCATCTCGGTGTACGCCGACGAGCGCGGCGGGCGGGCGAGGTTCTTGCCCGGGGCATCCGTGTGGGACATCGAGAGCGACGAGCGCATCGACGTGGCGTTGCCGTGCGCGACGCAGAACGAGATCTCCGAGGCGCAGGCCGCGGGCCTCGTCGCCTCGGGGGTCGTCGCCGTCGCCGAGGGGGCGAACATGCCCACGACGCCGGGCGCCATCCGGGTGCTGCGTGACGCGGGCGTGCTCTTCGCACCGGGCAAGGCCGCGAACGCCGGCGGTGTCGCGACCTCGGCGCTCGAGATGCAGCAGAACGCGTCGCGCGACTCCTGGGGCTTCGAGCACACCGAGGAGCGATTGTCGGAGATCATGGCGGGCATCCACGAGCGCACCGCCGCGACCGCCGACGAATACGGCGTGCCGGGCGACTACGTGGTCGGCGCGAACATCGCCGGCTTCACGCGGGTCGCCGATGCCATGCTCGCCCTCGGCGTGATCTGA
- a CDS encoding sugar ABC transporter ATP-binding protein produces the protein MTIPPGAADARGAVPALELRDIRKSFGAVVALRSGTIEVHSGSIHALVGENGAGKSTLVKIVAGLYRRDAGAFRLDGSDVDFTSTAESKAAGIAVIYQEPTLFPDLSVTENVFMGRQPVGRFGRIDRKAMRAEVDGLFQRLGVRIDPDRPAEGLSIADQQVIEIAKAISLDAKVLIMDEPTAALSGVEVDRLFQIARSLRDEGRALVFISHRFDEVFDLCDTVTVMRDGAYISTSRIADTSVDEIVHQMVGREITELFPKQPTTIGDALLEVDGLTSAGVFHDIALTVRAGEIVALAGLVGAGRSEVARAIFGIDHYQSGTVRLNGTAVPAKNPSAAMRLGLALVPEDRRKQGLVLDSSVARNTTLAIREQLARFGIITSGFENRAARVWASRLEVKTTALSTVAGTLSGGNQQKVVLGKWLATEPKVLIIDEPTRGIDVGTKAEVHRLLSELAGQGMGILMISSELPEVLGMADRVLVMREGRITAGIDRVDATSENVMFAATHAEEQHS, from the coding sequence ATGACGATTCCCCCTGGCGCTGCCGACGCCCGCGGCGCGGTTCCCGCGCTCGAGCTCCGCGACATCCGAAAGTCGTTCGGCGCCGTCGTGGCCCTGCGCTCCGGCACGATCGAGGTGCACTCCGGCTCGATCCACGCCCTCGTCGGCGAGAACGGCGCCGGCAAGTCGACGCTCGTGAAGATCGTCGCCGGACTCTACCGGCGAGACGCCGGGGCGTTCCGCCTCGACGGCAGCGACGTCGACTTCACCTCGACCGCCGAATCCAAGGCGGCCGGCATCGCCGTGATCTACCAGGAGCCGACGCTCTTCCCCGATCTCTCGGTCACCGAGAACGTGTTCATGGGGCGCCAGCCGGTCGGCCGCTTCGGCCGCATCGACCGCAAGGCCATGCGCGCCGAAGTCGACGGGCTCTTCCAGCGTCTCGGTGTGCGGATCGATCCCGACCGACCCGCCGAGGGCCTCTCGATCGCCGACCAGCAGGTCATCGAGATCGCCAAGGCCATCTCGCTCGACGCGAAGGTGCTCATCATGGACGAGCCGACGGCGGCGCTCTCGGGCGTCGAGGTCGATCGCCTCTTCCAGATCGCGCGGAGCCTGCGCGACGAGGGCCGGGCCCTCGTCTTCATCTCGCACCGCTTCGACGAGGTGTTCGACCTGTGCGACACCGTCACGGTCATGCGCGACGGCGCCTACATCTCGACGAGCCGCATCGCCGACACGAGCGTCGACGAGATCGTGCACCAGATGGTCGGGCGCGAGATCACCGAGCTCTTCCCGAAGCAGCCGACCACGATCGGCGACGCACTGCTCGAGGTCGACGGACTCACGAGCGCGGGCGTCTTCCACGACATCGCGCTCACGGTGCGCGCCGGTGAGATCGTCGCACTCGCCGGGCTCGTCGGCGCCGGGCGCAGCGAGGTGGCGCGCGCGATCTTCGGCATCGACCACTACCAGAGCGGCACCGTGCGCCTGAACGGCACGGCGGTGCCGGCGAAGAACCCGAGCGCCGCGATGCGGCTCGGCCTCGCCCTCGTTCCCGAGGATCGCCGGAAGCAGGGCCTCGTGCTCGACTCGAGCGTCGCCCGAAACACGACGCTCGCCATCCGGGAGCAGCTCGCGAGGTTCGGCATCATCACCTCGGGCTTCGAGAACCGTGCCGCCCGCGTCTGGGCGAGCCGCCTCGAGGTGAAGACCACTGCCCTCAGCACGGTGGCCGGCACCCTCTCGGGCGGCAACCAGCAGAAGGTCGTGCTCGGCAAGTGGCTCGCGACCGAGCCGAAGGTGCTCATCATCGACGAGCCGACCCGCGGCATCGACGTCGGCACCAAGGCCGAGGTGCACCGCCTGCTCTCCGAGCTCGCGGGTCAGGGCATGGGCATCCTGATGATCTCCTCCGAGCTGCCAGAGGTGCTGGGCATGGCCGATCGAGTGCTCGTCATGCGCGAGGGTCGCATCACCGCCGGGATCGACCGCGTCGATGCGACATCCGAGAACGTCATGTTCGCCGCGACCCACGCCGAGGAGCAGCACTCGTGA